Proteins encoded within one genomic window of Amorphoplanes friuliensis DSM 7358:
- a CDS encoding ABC transporter permease, producing MASLALTHARFQLLETVRIPMALIGSAFFPAFSMIFFVVPFVGSDPVYATYATASMITFVVMTSNLFQYGIGVAEDRAQPWDPYARTLAVGAGPRFLGRIMAGLILMTASLLPVVVIAAVATEATITLGGFLAAVGAVIVISVPFTLMGLAIGYSLPAKAAIVVAQVLFFPLAFGGGLMTAPGSAPGFVETIAPYLPTGGAARLMWAAVGDFPFDLASTAALVAWTVAFAGVAAWAYRRDEGRRFS from the coding sequence ATGGCATCCCTCGCCCTGACCCATGCCCGTTTCCAGCTGCTCGAGACCGTGCGCATCCCGATGGCACTCATCGGCAGCGCGTTCTTCCCAGCGTTCTCGATGATCTTCTTCGTGGTGCCGTTCGTCGGCAGTGATCCCGTTTACGCCACCTATGCGACCGCCTCGATGATCACTTTCGTGGTGATGACCAGCAACCTCTTCCAGTACGGCATCGGAGTCGCCGAGGACCGTGCCCAGCCCTGGGACCCGTATGCGCGGACCCTCGCCGTGGGCGCCGGGCCGCGCTTCCTGGGCCGCATCATGGCCGGCCTGATCCTGATGACCGCGTCGCTGCTCCCGGTCGTGGTGATCGCGGCCGTCGCGACCGAGGCGACGATCACCCTCGGCGGGTTCCTGGCCGCGGTCGGTGCGGTCATCGTGATCTCGGTGCCGTTCACCCTGATGGGCCTGGCCATCGGCTACTCGCTGCCCGCCAAGGCAGCCATCGTGGTGGCGCAGGTGCTGTTCTTCCCGCTGGCCTTCGGTGGCGGGCTGATGACCGCACCGGGCAGTGCCCCGGGCTTCGTCGAGACCATCGCGCCGTACCTGCCGACGGGCGGCGCGGCCAGGCTGATGTGGGCGGCAGTGGGCGACTTTCCCTTCGACCTCGCATCGACAGCCGCCTTGGTCGCATGGACTGTCGCATTCGCTGGGGTGGCTGCATGGGCCTATCGACGCGACGAGGGTCGGCGGTTCAGTTGA
- a CDS encoding ABC transporter ATP-binding protein, protein MILARAIDATRRYGDVTAVDQLNLDVDTGELVGLLGPNGAGKSTLVNLLTGVRRPSSGKVELCGGDPRDPSTRRFLGVTPQETGLPGALRVGEVVDFVRAHYPDPLSKDELLAKFGLSDLAKRQTGGLSGGQKRRVAVALAFVGRPRIVFLDEPTTGLDVEARHALWQGIREFHADGGTVVLTSHYLEEIEALARRVVVIGGGRVLADDTVSAVRGLVAIRRVSLTSGVPLPDLPGVVSTEQDGDRLHLLTADADRLVRDLVTHNVAFRDLEVRPTSLEEAFLTLTAA, encoded by the coding sequence GTGATTCTCGCCCGCGCCATCGACGCCACCCGCCGCTACGGCGACGTGACGGCCGTCGACCAGCTCAACCTCGACGTCGACACCGGCGAGCTCGTCGGCCTCCTCGGCCCGAACGGCGCCGGCAAGAGCACCCTGGTCAACCTTCTCACCGGCGTACGCCGTCCCAGCTCCGGCAAGGTCGAGCTGTGCGGCGGTGACCCGCGTGATCCCTCCACGCGCCGCTTCCTCGGCGTGACACCGCAGGAGACCGGCCTGCCCGGCGCGCTGCGTGTCGGCGAGGTCGTCGACTTCGTCCGCGCGCACTATCCCGACCCGCTCAGCAAGGACGAGCTGCTCGCGAAGTTCGGACTGTCCGACCTGGCCAAGCGCCAGACCGGTGGCCTGTCCGGCGGCCAGAAGCGGCGGGTCGCGGTCGCGCTGGCCTTTGTCGGCCGCCCGCGCATCGTCTTCCTGGACGAGCCCACCACGGGTCTCGACGTGGAAGCCCGGCACGCCCTGTGGCAGGGCATCCGCGAATTCCACGCCGACGGCGGCACCGTGGTGCTGACCAGCCACTACCTCGAAGAAATCGAAGCCCTCGCCCGGCGGGTCGTAGTCATCGGGGGCGGCCGGGTGCTCGCGGACGACACCGTCTCCGCGGTGCGCGGCCTCGTCGCCATCCGCCGGGTGAGCCTCACCTCGGGCGTACCCCTCCCCGACCTTCCGGGTGTGGTCAGCACCGAGCAGGACGGCGACCGCCTGCACCTCCTGACCGCGGATGCCGACCGGCTGGTCCGCGACCTGGTCACCCACAACGTGGCGTTCCGGGACCTCGAGGTCCGGCCGACGTCGCTGGAAGAAGCCTTCCTCACCCTGACCGCAGCCTGA
- a CDS encoding winged helix-turn-helix domain-containing protein, which produces MTDGTRPPIEDGGGIPELDPVIHAQARLRVVSALSTLREADRIAFPRLQDILQMTAGNLSVHLRKLEDAGYVEVTKTHQGRTPATLVRLTRRGRLAFEDYTAALRALLAGGTNLQEES; this is translated from the coding sequence ATGACCGACGGCACCCGCCCGCCGATCGAGGACGGCGGCGGCATCCCCGAGCTCGACCCGGTGATCCACGCCCAGGCCCGGCTGCGTGTCGTGTCGGCCCTCTCCACCCTGCGCGAGGCCGACCGGATCGCCTTCCCCCGGCTGCAGGACATCCTGCAGATGACCGCGGGCAACCTCTCCGTGCACCTGCGCAAGCTCGAGGACGCCGGTTACGTCGAGGTCACCAAGACCCATCAGGGACGGACGCCGGCCACCCTCGTCCGGCTCACCCGGCGCGGCCGGCTGGCATTCGAGGACTACACCGCCGCGCTGCGCGCCCTGCTCGCCGGCGGCACCAACCTCCAGGAGGAGTCGTGA
- a CDS encoding GNAT family N-acetyltransferase, whose translation MNDLVLRAADSRELAAVLTFWATAAENASRPPDSLAAVAALHLRDADALILAVEEDRIIGTIIAGWDGWRCHLYRLAVHPERRRAGIGGALIAAAEERARALGGTRMDAMVLDDNDQAHAIWAANGYHRQEDWSRWVKPL comes from the coding sequence GTGAATGATCTGGTGCTGCGAGCTGCCGATTCCCGCGAGCTGGCGGCTGTGCTGACGTTCTGGGCGACCGCCGCGGAGAACGCGAGCCGGCCGCCGGACAGCCTGGCGGCCGTTGCTGCGCTGCATCTGCGGGACGCGGACGCCCTGATCCTGGCCGTCGAGGAGGACCGGATCATCGGCACGATCATCGCGGGCTGGGACGGCTGGCGGTGCCACCTCTACCGCTTGGCCGTGCACCCGGAACGTCGCCGTGCGGGCATCGGGGGCGCGCTGATCGCCGCCGCCGAGGAACGCGCCCGTGCCCTCGGCGGCACCCGCATGGACGCGATGGTCCTCGACGACAACGACCAGGCCCACGCCATCTGGGCGGCGAACGGGTACCACCGCCAGGAGGACTGGTCCCGCTGGGTCAAGCCCCTCTGA
- a CDS encoding HelD family protein, protein MTLPAQPDLDDELHDERTHLIESRAALGRMRGRAESLFAVGADVAGDPYGAEALGRTLSRRVAELADDPTTPLFFGKLDIDEAKYHIGRRHVTDDAGEPMVLDWRAPLSQSFYRASVRDPQGVATRRRFGFVKGELTSFEDEHLDRGEELGTKSRILTAEIERPRVGPMRDIVATIQPEQDELVRAELEDSICVQGAPGTGKTAVGLHRAAYLLYLHRERLRRSGVLIVGPNTAFLSYISAVLPALGEVEVQQATVDDLIARAPVRGRDTEAATLLKHDPRMAEVLRRALWGRLGKPVEPIMVSDGSYRWRIDPEPLRRIVDEARREDLPYTVGRERVRARVVGLLQRQSEYRTGNSPGEGWLRRMSKIPQVRDFLETSWPAVTPEALVVGLLSEPDVLSAAADGILTADEQAVLLWPKAPRTVKAAKFSPADLVLLDEAAGLLERETSFGHVVVDEAQDLSPMQARAIARRSEHGSITLLGDLAQGTAPWAAADWRDTLRHLGKPDAAIVPLTIGFRVPAVVVELANKLLPALGVDVPEAVSLRRDGDLAIVAVPTPSEVDAAMLVEVTTALEHEGSVAVIAADTAVDRVRAHLATAGLEAATPDDVDSEARVTVVPATIVKGLEYDHVVVVEPAEIVAAEPRGLHRLYVVLTRAVSGLSVVHSAPLPGPLGPVPVSPPGTAALRGA, encoded by the coding sequence ATGACGCTGCCTGCCCAACCCGACCTCGACGACGAGCTGCACGACGAACGCACCCACCTGATCGAGTCCCGCGCCGCCCTCGGCCGCATGCGGGGCCGCGCTGAGTCCCTCTTCGCCGTCGGCGCCGATGTGGCCGGCGACCCGTACGGCGCCGAAGCCCTGGGCCGCACCCTGTCGCGCCGCGTCGCCGAACTGGCCGACGACCCGACCACACCACTCTTCTTCGGCAAGCTCGACATCGACGAGGCGAAATACCACATCGGGCGGCGGCACGTCACCGACGACGCCGGCGAGCCGATGGTGCTGGACTGGCGCGCACCGCTCTCCCAGTCCTTCTACCGCGCCAGCGTCCGCGACCCGCAGGGCGTCGCCACCCGGCGCCGGTTCGGTTTTGTCAAAGGCGAGCTGACCAGCTTCGAGGACGAGCACCTGGACCGCGGCGAAGAGCTCGGCACCAAGAGCAGAATCCTGACGGCCGAGATCGAACGCCCTCGCGTCGGCCCGATGCGCGACATCGTCGCGACCATCCAGCCCGAGCAGGACGAGCTGGTCCGCGCCGAGCTGGAGGACTCCATCTGCGTCCAGGGGGCGCCCGGCACCGGTAAGACGGCGGTCGGGCTGCACCGCGCCGCGTACCTGCTCTACCTGCACCGCGAGCGTCTGCGCCGGTCCGGGGTGCTGATCGTCGGGCCGAACACCGCGTTTCTCTCGTACATCTCGGCGGTGCTGCCGGCCCTCGGCGAGGTCGAGGTGCAACAGGCGACGGTTGACGACCTGATCGCCCGGGCGCCCGTACGCGGCCGCGACACCGAGGCGGCGACGCTGCTCAAGCACGACCCGCGCATGGCCGAGGTGCTCCGCCGGGCCCTGTGGGGACGCCTCGGCAAGCCGGTCGAGCCAATCATGGTGTCGGACGGCTCGTACCGGTGGCGGATCGACCCGGAACCGCTGCGCCGCATCGTCGACGAGGCCCGCCGCGAGGACCTGCCCTACACCGTGGGCCGCGAGCGGGTCCGCGCCCGCGTGGTCGGCCTGCTGCAGCGGCAGTCCGAATACCGCACGGGCAACTCCCCCGGCGAGGGCTGGCTGCGCCGCATGAGCAAGATCCCTCAGGTACGCGACTTCCTCGAGACCTCGTGGCCCGCCGTGACCCCGGAGGCCCTGGTCGTCGGCCTGCTCTCCGAACCCGACGTCCTGTCAGCGGCCGCCGACGGCATCCTCACCGCCGACGAACAGGCCGTCCTGCTCTGGCCCAAGGCGCCCCGCACGGTGAAGGCCGCGAAGTTCAGCCCCGCCGACCTGGTGCTCCTCGACGAGGCCGCCGGCCTGCTCGAACGCGAGACCAGCTTCGGCCACGTGGTCGTCGACGAGGCCCAGGACCTGTCCCCGATGCAGGCCCGGGCGATCGCCCGGCGCAGCGAACACGGTTCCATCACCCTGCTCGGCGACCTCGCCCAGGGCACCGCCCCCTGGGCCGCCGCCGACTGGCGCGACACCCTCCGCCACCTGGGCAAACCTGACGCGGCCATCGTCCCGCTGACCATCGGCTTCCGCGTGCCCGCCGTGGTGGTCGAGCTGGCGAACAAGCTGCTGCCCGCTCTCGGTGTCGACGTACCCGAGGCGGTCTCCCTGCGCCGCGACGGTGACCTCGCGATCGTCGCCGTGCCGACGCCGTCCGAAGTGGATGCGGCCATGCTGGTCGAGGTGACCACGGCGCTGGAGCACGAGGGGTCGGTCGCTGTCATCGCGGCGGACACCGCGGTGGACCGGGTGCGTGCCCACCTCGCGACGGCGGGCCTGGAGGCCGCGACCCCCGACGACGTCGACTCCGAGGCGCGCGTCACGGTCGTGCCGGCCACGATCGTCAAGGGCCTCGAGTACGACCATGTTGTTGTCGTCGAGCCGGCCGAGATCGTCGCCGCCGAGCCCCGCGGCCTGCACCGGCTCTACGTGGTCCTGACCCGTGCAGTGTCCGGGCTTTCGGTGGTGCACTCCGCGCCGCTGCCCGGACCACTCGGCCCTGTCCCGGTCTCGCCCCCAGGGACGGCTGCACTCAGAGGGGCTTGA
- a CDS encoding ArsR/SmtB family transcription factor, with protein MADERGNRRITDPQVMRALAHPARIEIMEHLASTGAVITATECARLVGLSPSATSYHLRELAKYGLVEHAPSRGDGRERVWRSTDPSFSLDGDVEEPEAWAAESALVDAYLTRDFARLRQWWAGMHEEPKQWRDASALMNQMLLVTADELSEVSDKIREVLAPYQRRTRLADPPEGARTVAVQYAAFPVDAD; from the coding sequence ATGGCGGACGAGCGCGGCAACAGGAGAATCACTGACCCTCAGGTGATGCGGGCGCTGGCCCACCCGGCCCGGATCGAGATCATGGAGCATCTCGCGAGTACCGGTGCGGTGATCACCGCGACCGAGTGCGCCCGGCTGGTCGGGCTCTCGCCCAGCGCCACCAGCTACCACCTGCGGGAGCTGGCCAAGTACGGCCTGGTCGAGCACGCGCCGAGCCGTGGCGACGGCCGTGAACGGGTGTGGCGCAGCACCGACCCCAGTTTCAGCCTCGACGGCGACGTCGAGGAGCCGGAGGCCTGGGCGGCCGAGAGCGCCCTGGTCGACGCCTATCTGACCCGCGACTTTGCGCGCCTGCGGCAGTGGTGGGCCGGCATGCACGAGGAGCCGAAGCAGTGGCGTGATGCGAGCGCGCTGATGAACCAGATGCTGCTGGTCACCGCGGATGAGCTGAGCGAGGTGTCGGACAAGATCCGCGAGGTGCTCGCGCCCTATCAGCGGCGGACCCGGCTGGCCGATCCGCCGGAGGGCGCGCGAACGGTCGCCGTCCAATACGCAGCCTTCCCCGTGGACGCAGACTAG
- a CDS encoding MFS transporter, with product MSFTTTESRWTDVYLAAGARGVSVCGDFLAATALALALQSAGAGGLAVSGLLLAAALPLAVLAPITGRIADRVDSRKLLIIAGIAQALVCVALAFAEGTVVIIALVAVLACGLAVTQPTLAALLPAMVRREHLARASGINQTAGMVGMLIAPAAAGLLVGQFGIRVPLLIDAATYLSLVAAGLLIRTRRVPAAGLARSETVAWRLRDDRLVAVLVGAIAAVVAGVGAITVIEVFFIRETLGASTTVFGLLSATWTAGMLAGAWFFGRVGDRMPGPARMVQVTLLCAGVTCAVVLLAAGAWHALLLVPLWLIGGAGNGGINVLTNVVMAERVPEQARGQAFATLGAAVQGAGMLGYAVAGPLIDRFEPRLLVAAAGVAGLVAVAVCLPVVRRAGREIAPLPQVGDRQVQLAGDSVKT from the coding sequence ATGTCCTTCACAACTACGGAGTCGCGCTGGACCGACGTCTATCTCGCGGCGGGAGCACGCGGCGTTTCCGTCTGCGGTGACTTCCTCGCCGCCACAGCACTGGCTCTGGCGTTGCAGTCGGCCGGCGCCGGTGGACTGGCCGTCTCGGGTCTGCTGCTGGCGGCCGCCCTGCCACTGGCGGTGCTGGCCCCGATCACCGGGCGGATCGCCGACCGGGTGGACAGCCGCAAACTGCTGATCATCGCGGGCATCGCCCAGGCCCTGGTCTGCGTGGCTCTGGCCTTCGCCGAGGGCACAGTCGTGATCATCGCCCTGGTGGCGGTGCTGGCCTGCGGCCTCGCGGTGACCCAGCCGACCCTGGCCGCGCTGCTGCCCGCGATGGTCCGCCGGGAGCATCTGGCCCGTGCGAGCGGCATCAACCAGACCGCGGGAATGGTCGGCATGCTGATCGCCCCGGCGGCGGCCGGCCTGCTCGTCGGTCAGTTCGGCATCCGCGTGCCTCTGCTGATCGATGCCGCCACCTATCTCTCTCTGGTGGCGGCCGGCCTGCTCATCCGTACGCGGAGGGTCCCCGCAGCCGGGCTTGCACGCAGCGAGACGGTGGCCTGGCGCTTGCGGGACGACCGGCTGGTCGCTGTTCTGGTCGGCGCGATAGCGGCGGTGGTGGCCGGAGTCGGGGCGATCACCGTGATCGAGGTCTTTTTCATCCGCGAGACCCTCGGGGCGTCGACCACGGTGTTCGGCCTGCTCAGCGCCACCTGGACCGCGGGGATGCTCGCCGGCGCCTGGTTCTTCGGCCGGGTCGGTGACCGCATGCCGGGGCCCGCCCGGATGGTTCAGGTGACGCTGCTGTGCGCCGGGGTCACCTGCGCGGTCGTGTTGCTCGCCGCCGGAGCCTGGCATGCCCTGCTGCTGGTGCCGCTCTGGCTGATCGGCGGCGCCGGCAACGGCGGGATCAACGTGCTGACCAACGTCGTGATGGCGGAACGTGTGCCGGAGCAGGCGCGTGGGCAGGCGTTCGCCACCCTCGGCGCCGCAGTGCAGGGCGCCGGGATGCTGGGTTATGCCGTCGCCGGCCCGCTCATCGACCGTTTTGAGCCGCGGCTGCTGGTGGCCGCGGCGGGTGTGGCCGGTCTGGTCGCGGTGGCCGTCTGTCTCCCGGTCGTGCGGCGGGCCGGACGTGAGATTGCTCCCTTGCCACAGGTGGGGGACCGGCAGGTGCAACTCGCCGGAGATAGCGTCAAGACATGA
- a CDS encoding menaquinone biosynthetic enzyme MqnA/MqnD family protein, with protein sequence MSDAVQRPRVGHIQFLNCLPIYWGLMRSGALLDVDLHKDTPDRLNAALVAGDLDIGPISLVEYLRNADDLLLLPNLAVGSDGPVLSVNLVSTRPLDELDGRPVALGSTSRTGVLLAQMLLADKYGAEPEYFRCPPELTQMLLEADAAVLIGDPALRALYEAPALGLHVTDLAEAWKEWTGLPMVFAVWAVRKDFAAANPGVVKDVHEAFQRSRDLCLGELDDVAESAARWEPFDAATLATYFRALDFSLGERQIEGVREFARRAAARGEAPALPEDGPIFAQV encoded by the coding sequence ATGAGCGACGCTGTACAACGTCCCCGGGTCGGGCACATCCAGTTCCTGAACTGTCTGCCGATCTACTGGGGCCTGATGCGCTCCGGCGCTCTGCTCGACGTCGACCTGCACAAGGACACCCCGGACCGGCTCAACGCCGCCCTGGTCGCCGGTGACCTCGACATCGGCCCGATCTCCCTGGTCGAATACCTGCGCAACGCCGACGATCTGCTGCTCCTGCCCAACCTGGCGGTCGGCAGCGACGGGCCGGTGCTCTCGGTCAACCTGGTCTCGACGCGGCCGCTCGACGAGCTCGACGGCCGTCCGGTCGCGCTCGGTTCGACGTCCCGGACCGGCGTGCTGCTGGCCCAGATGCTGCTCGCCGACAAGTACGGTGCCGAGCCCGAATACTTCCGCTGCCCGCCCGAGCTCACGCAGATGCTGCTCGAGGCCGATGCCGCGGTCCTGATCGGTGACCCGGCCCTCCGCGCCCTGTACGAGGCCCCGGCGCTCGGCCTCCACGTCACCGACCTGGCCGAGGCCTGGAAGGAGTGGACCGGTCTGCCGATGGTCTTCGCCGTCTGGGCGGTACGCAAGGACTTCGCCGCCGCCAACCCGGGTGTCGTGAAGGACGTGCACGAGGCGTTCCAGCGCTCCCGTGATCTGTGTCTCGGCGAGCTGGACGACGTCGCCGAGTCCGCCGCGCGCTGGGAGCCGTTCGACGCCGCGACGCTGGCGACGTACTTCCGGGCGCTGGACTTTTCGCTGGGTGAGCGGCAGATCGAGGGTGTGCGGGAGTTCGCCCGCCGGGCCGCCGCGCGGGGCGAGGCACCCGCGTTGCCCGAGGACGGACCGATCTTCGCCCAGGTATAG
- a CDS encoding glycosyltransferase family 2 protein, with protein MSSDVEVTVLLPCLNEAETLETCVRKALRSLAELGVQGEVLVSDNGSTDGSQEIAVRSGARVVHAPRKGYGAALITGIAEARGRYVIMADADDSYDLSHLGPFIDKLREGHDVVMGNRFRGGISPGAMPFLHRYLGNPVLSWLGRALFGLKGIGDFHCGIRGFDRDRIRDLDLRMPGMEFASELVVRASLNGYDMTEVPTTLQPDGRSRAPHLRTWRDGWRHLRFLLVFSPRRTLVWPGLIVFLLGLIGTARLATGSRHVAGVEFDVNALVYACLAVLVGAQLMLFGGFAELYGRFEGLVRDDRPSRWARWLTFERCIMIGLSLMALGLTGTIIAVTNWGQAGFGELDPRGTIRLVLPSATAIALGVIGVFSGLFASLLTLRGMRTAPLPKKIVRTVPRQPVGGTRSGTGTHTVPVPESEPIPRS; from the coding sequence ATGTCAAGTGACGTCGAGGTCACCGTCCTGCTGCCCTGCCTGAACGAGGCGGAGACCCTCGAGACCTGTGTTCGCAAGGCGTTGCGGTCGCTCGCCGAGCTGGGCGTTCAGGGTGAGGTCCTGGTGAGCGACAACGGTTCCACCGACGGCTCGCAGGAGATAGCCGTCCGCTCGGGTGCCCGGGTGGTGCACGCGCCGCGCAAGGGTTACGGCGCCGCGCTGATCACCGGCATCGCCGAGGCCCGCGGTCGCTACGTCATCATGGCGGACGCCGACGACTCCTACGACCTGTCCCACCTCGGGCCCTTCATCGACAAGCTCCGCGAAGGCCACGACGTGGTCATGGGCAACCGTTTCCGGGGCGGCATCAGCCCGGGCGCCATGCCGTTCCTCCACCGGTACCTCGGCAACCCGGTGCTGTCCTGGCTGGGCCGGGCGCTCTTCGGCCTCAAGGGCATCGGCGACTTCCACTGCGGCATCCGGGGCTTCGACCGGGACCGCATCCGCGACCTGGACCTGCGCATGCCGGGCATGGAGTTCGCGTCGGAGCTGGTCGTGCGGGCCTCGCTGAACGGTTACGACATGACCGAGGTGCCGACGACGTTGCAGCCGGACGGCCGCAGCCGTGCCCCGCACCTGCGGACGTGGCGCGACGGCTGGCGCCACCTGCGGTTCCTGCTGGTCTTCTCACCGCGGCGGACGCTGGTCTGGCCCGGCCTGATCGTGTTCCTGCTGGGCCTGATCGGCACCGCGCGGCTCGCGACCGGCTCCCGGCACGTCGCCGGTGTCGAGTTCGACGTGAACGCCCTGGTCTACGCGTGCCTGGCGGTCCTGGTCGGCGCCCAGCTGATGCTCTTCGGCGGTTTTGCGGAGCTCTACGGCCGCTTCGAAGGGCTGGTCCGCGACGACCGGCCGAGCCGCTGGGCACGCTGGCTGACCTTCGAACGCTGCATCATGATCGGGCTCTCGCTGATGGCGCTCGGCCTGACCGGCACCATCATCGCCGTGACCAACTGGGGCCAGGCCGGCTTCGGTGAGCTCGACCCGCGCGGCACGATCCGCCTGGTGCTGCCGTCCGCGACGGCCATCGCCCTCGGCGTGATCGGTGTCTTCTCGGGCCTCTTCGCCAGCCTGCTGACCCTGCGCGGGATGCGCACGGCACCGCTGCCGAAGAAGATCGTGCGGACGGTCCCGCGGCAGCCCGTGGGCGGTACTCGCTCCGGTACGGGAACCCACACGGTTCCCGTACCGGAGTCGGAGCCTATTCCGCGATCGTGA
- a CDS encoding alpha-hydroxy acid oxidase — MHEDAARMALPAAVYAYYRDGAGEQISRDEATAAWRDWRFVPRLFRDVSRISTELELFGARLAAPVLVGPTALHTLAHPEGEAATARGVEAAGSLFVLSSRSGRPLEEIPLTRPWWFQAYVLRDRSITEQNVRRAVAAGARAIVLTADAPYVLKRAVPEAGELGPANRPPGLEQDPALGPDAISWLAEISGRPVVVKGVLRPEDAVRCVEAGAAGVIVSNHGGRQLDRALSTARALGPVAEAVGGRVPVLVDGGIHNGADVLTALALGATAVLIGRPVLWALATGGAEGVRECLDFYGRELSQVMAQAGLATLDEVDSSAVTPVT; from the coding sequence ATGCACGAGGATGCAGCGCGGATGGCCCTTCCCGCGGCCGTCTACGCGTACTACCGGGACGGCGCCGGCGAGCAGATCTCCCGGGACGAGGCGACCGCTGCGTGGCGCGACTGGCGTTTTGTCCCGCGGCTGTTCCGGGACGTCTCGCGGATCAGTACGGAGCTCGAGCTGTTCGGCGCACGCCTGGCCGCGCCGGTGCTCGTCGGGCCGACCGCACTGCACACCCTCGCGCATCCCGAGGGGGAGGCCGCCACGGCCCGTGGCGTCGAGGCGGCCGGCTCCCTGTTTGTCCTGAGCTCCCGGTCCGGCCGGCCGCTCGAGGAGATCCCGCTGACGCGGCCCTGGTGGTTCCAGGCCTACGTGCTCCGGGACCGCAGCATCACCGAGCAGAACGTACGCCGGGCCGTGGCGGCGGGCGCGCGGGCGATCGTGCTCACCGCCGACGCCCCCTATGTCCTCAAGCGTGCGGTGCCGGAGGCCGGCGAGCTGGGACCGGCGAACCGGCCGCCGGGCCTGGAGCAGGATCCGGCTCTGGGCCCCGACGCGATCTCCTGGCTCGCCGAGATCTCCGGCCGCCCGGTGGTGGTCAAGGGTGTGCTGCGCCCGGAGGACGCCGTTCGGTGCGTCGAAGCGGGCGCGGCCGGAGTGATCGTCTCCAACCACGGCGGACGTCAGCTCGATCGGGCCCTCTCGACGGCGCGAGCGCTCGGCCCGGTGGCCGAGGCGGTCGGCGGGCGGGTGCCGGTGCTCGTCGACGGCGGCATCCACAACGGCGCCGACGTGCTGACGGCGTTGGCGCTCGGTGCGACAGCCGTGTTGATCGGGCGGCCGGTGTTGTGGGCACTCGCGACCGGCGGCGCTGAGGGCGTACGCGAGTGCCTGGACTTTTATGGTCGTGAACTTTCGCAGGTCATGGCCCAGGCGGGTCTGGCGACATTGGACGAAGTCGATTCCTCGGCTGTGACGCCCGTCACCTGA